One window of the Marmota flaviventris isolate mMarFla1 chromosome 2, mMarFla1.hap1, whole genome shotgun sequence genome contains the following:
- the Islr2 gene encoding immunoglobulin superfamily containing leucine-rich repeat protein 2, with protein MMAPLRALWLAWALVGVAGACPEPCACVDKYAHQFADCAYKELREVPEGLPANVTTLSLSANKITVLRRGAFANVTQVTSLWLAHNEVRTVEQGALAVLSQLKNLDLSHNLISSFPWSDLRNLSALQLLKMNHNRLGSLPREALGALPDLRSLRINNNRLRTLEPGTFDALSALSHLQLYHNPFHCGCGLVWLQAWAASTRVSLPEPDSIACASPPALQGVPVHRLPALPCAPPSVRLSAEPQSEEPGTPLRPGIVFLLHCIAEGHPTPRLQWQLQIPGGTVVLEPPVLSREDDGDLAEEGQGEGDVDTPTQTEAPTSVPAPAWPAPPATPRFLALANGSLLVPVLSTKEAGVYTCRAHNELGVNSTSVRVAVAAAGPPKHAPGVGGESDGQGPTSERKSTNKGRGNSVLPSKPEGKTKGQGLARVSVPGETEAQLEEEIGVGEEAEDQIPVDPAEEQHCGHGDPSRYVSNHAFNQSSELKPHVFELGVIALDVSEREARVQLTPLAARWGPGPGGAAGAWRPGRRPLRLLYLCPAGGGAAVQWSRVEEGVNAYWFRGLRPGTNYSVCLALAGEACHVQVVFATKKELPSLLVIVAVSVFLLVLATVPLLGAACCHLLAKHPGKPYRLILRPQVPDPMEKRIAADFDPRASYLESEKSYPAGGEAGGEEPEEAPGESLDEDAEQGDPSGDLQREESLAACSLVESQSKANQEEFEAGSEYSDRLPLGAEAVNIAQEINGNYRQTAG; from the coding sequence ATGATGGCGCCCCTTCGAGCCCTTTGGTTGGCCTGGGCACTCGTAGGAGTGGCTGGAGCGTGCCCAGAGCCGTGCGCCTGTGTAGACAAGTACGCTCATCAGTTTGCTGACTGTGCCTACAAAGAGCTGCGCGAGGTTCCTGAAGGACTGCCAGCCAATGTGACCACGCTTAGTCTCTCGGCCAACAAGATCACTGTGCTAAGGCGCGGGGCCTTCGCCAACGTCACGCAAGTCACATCGCTGTGGTTGGCGCACAATGAGGTGCGCACTGTGGAGCAGGGTGCACTGGCTGTGCTGAGCCAGCTCAAGAACCTCgacctgagccacaacctcataTCCAGCTTCCCTTGGAGCGACCTGCGTAACCTGAGCGCACTGCAACTGCTCAAAATGAACCACAATCGCTTGGGTTCTCTACCCCGGGAAGCCCTCGGCGCACTGCCGGACCTGCGGTCTCTGCGCATAAACAACAACCGGCTGCGTACTCTGGAACCTGGCACCTTCGACGCACTAAGCGCTCTGTCACACCTGCAACTGTATCACAATCCCTTTCACTGTGGCTGCGGCCTCGTGTGGCTGCAAGCCTGGGCCGCGAGCACTCGTGTCTCCTTGCCCGAGCCTGACTCCATTGCTTGTGCCTCGCCTCCGGCTCTGCAGGGGGTGCCGGTGCACCGCCTGCCCGCCCTGCCTTGCGCACCACCTAGCGTGCGTCTTAGTGCAGAGCCACAGTCTGAGGAGCCTGGCACCCCGCTGCGCCCTGGCATAGTGTTCCTGTTGCACTGCATAGCTGAAGGCCACCCCACGCCCCGCCTGCAATGGCAACTTCAGATCCCAGGTGGCACAGTTGTCTTAGAGCCGCCCGTTCTGAGCAGGGAGGACGACGGGGACTTGGCAGAGGAAGGGCAAGGGGAAGGAGATGTGGACACGCCGACGCAGACCGAGGCTCCAACCTCAGTACCGGCACCCGCATGGCCAGCGCCCCCAGCCACCCCGCGCTTCCTGGCCCTAGCAAACGGCTCCCTGTTGGTGCCTGTCTTGAGTACCAAGGAGGCAGGCGTCTACACATGCCGTGCACACAATGAGCTGGGTGTCAACTCGACATCAGTACGTGTGGCAGTAGCTGCAGCAGGGCCCCCTAAGCACGCTCCTGGCGTGGGGGGAGAATCTGATGGGCAAGGCCCGACCTCCGAGCGCAAGTCCACAAACAAAGGCCGGGGAAACAGCGTCCTGCCCTCCAAGCCTGAGGgcaaaaccaaaggccaaggCCTGGCTCGGGTCAGCGTCCCGGGTGAGACAGAGGCACAGCTGGAGGAGGAGATTGGTGTAGGAGAGGAAGCGGAAGACCAGATTCCTGTGGACCCGGCCGAGGAGCAGCACTGCGGCCACGGGGACCCCTCTCGGTACGTGTCTAACCACGCGTTCAATCAAAGCTCAGAACTCAAACCGCACGTCTTCGAGCTGGGCGTCATCGCACTGGATGTGTCGGAGCGTGAGGCGCGGGTGCAGCTGACGCCTCTGGCAGCGCGCTGGGGTCCTGGGCCCGGCGGGGCTGCGGGAGCCTGGCGGCCTGGGCGGAGGCCTCTGCGCCTGCTCTATCTGTGTCCAGCTGGGGGCGGCGCGGCAGTGCAGTGGTCCCGCGTGGAGGAAGGCGTTAATGCTTACTGGTTCCGCGGCCTGAGGCCTGGCACCAACTACTCAGTGTGCCTGGCACTGGCAGGGGAGGCCTGCCATGTGCAAGTGGTGTTCGCCACCAAAAAGGAGCTGCCCTCGCTGCTAGTCATCGTGGCGGTGAGTGTATTTCTCCTGGTGCTGGCCACCGTGCCCCTGCTGGGCGCCGCCTGCTGCCATCTGCTGGCCAAACACCCCGGCAAGCCCTACCGTCTAATCTTGAGGCCACAGGTCCCTGACCCTATGGAGAAGCGCATAGCTGCGGACTTCGACCCGCGGGCCTCCTACCTTGAGTCCGAGAAAAGCTACCCAGCAGGCGGCGAGGCGGGTGGTGAGGAGCCTGAGGAGGCGCCGGGGGAGAGCCTTGATGAAGACGCGGAGCAGGGAGACCCAAGTGGGGACCTGCAGAGGGAGGAGAGCCTGGCGGCATGCTCACTGGTGGAGTCCCAGTCCAAGGCCAACCAAGAGGAGTTCGAGGCGGGCTCTGAGTACAGTGATCGGCTGCCGCTGGGTGCGGAGGCAGTCAACATCGCCCAGGAGATTAACGGCAACTACAGGCAGACGGCGGGCTGA